A genomic stretch from Mus pahari chromosome 6, PAHARI_EIJ_v1.1, whole genome shotgun sequence includes:
- the Ppp1r8 gene encoding nuclear inhibitor of protein phosphatase 1 codes for MAAAVNSGSSLPLFDCPTWAGKPPPGLHLDVVKGDKLIEKLIIDEKKYYLFGRNPDLCDFTIDHQSCSRVHAALVYHKHLKRVFLIDLNSTHGTFLGHIRLEPHKPQQIPIDSTVSFGASTRAYTLREKPQTLPSAVKGDEKMGGEDDELKGLLGLPEEETELDNLTEFNTAHNKRISTLTIEEGNLDIQRPKRKRKNSRVTFSEDDEIINPEDVDPSVGRFRNMVQTAVVPVKKKRMEGSGSLGLEESGSRRMQNFAFSGGLYGGLPPTHSETGSQPHGIHGTALIGGLPMPYPNLAPDVDLTPVVPSAVTINPTPNPAVYNPEAVNEPKKKKYAKEAWPGKKPTPSLLI; via the exons ATGGCGGCAGCCGTGAACTCCGGCTCCAGCCTCCCGCTGTTCGACTGCCCGACTTG GGCAGGGAAACCGCCACCCGGCCTTCATCTGGATGTCGTGAAAGGAGACAAGCTAATTGAG AAGCTGATTATTGATGAGAAGAAGTATTACTTATTTGGGAGGAACCCCGATCTCTGTGACTTCACCATCGACCACCAGTCTTGCTCCCGAGTTCACGCAGCACTGGTGTACCACAAGCACCTGAAGAGAGTTTTCTTGATAGACCTCAACAGTA CGCATGGCACTTTCTTGGGTCACATTCGGCTGGAACCTCACAAGCCTCAACAGATTCCCATCGATTCTACGGTCTCATTTGGCGCATCCACGAGGGCATACACTCTGCGAGAGAAGCCTCAGACATTACCATCGGCTGTGAAAGGGGATGAGAAGATGGGCGGAGAGGATGATGAACTTAAGGGCTTGTTGGGACTTCCTGAAGAGGAGACCGAGCTGGAT AACCTGACAGAGTTCAACACTGCCCACAACAAGCGGATTTCAACCCTCACTATTGAGGAGGGGAATCTGGACATTCAGAGaccaaagaggaagaggaagaactcGAGGGTGACCTTCAGTGAGGATGATGAGATCATCAAcccag AGGACGTGGATCCTTCTGTTGGTCGATTCCGGAACATGGTGCAGACTGCAGTTGTTCCAGTCAAG AAGAAGCGGATGGAGGGCTCTGGCTCTCTGGGCCTGGAGGAGTCGGGGAGCAGGCGCATGCAGAACTTTGCCTTCAGTGGAGGACTATATGGGGGCCTGCCCCCCACACATAGTGAAACGGGCTCCCAGCCGCATGGCATTCATGGGACAGCACTCATTGGTGGCTTGCCCATGCCGTACCCGAACCTCGCCCCTGATGTGGACTTGACTCCTGTTGTGCCGTCAGCAGTGACCATAAATCCCACACCAAACCCTGCAGTCTATAACCCTGAAGCTGTAAATGAacccaagaagaagaaatacGCGAAGGAGGCTTGGCCGGGCAAGAAGCCCACACCTTCCTTACTGATTTGA